One window of Leishmania infantum JPCM5 genome chromosome 8 genomic DNA carries:
- a CDS encoding phosphoribosylpyrophosphate synthetase, producing the protein MSVSPLCDQLKRIEKAYFYQPGKMTEVHAMSGTVSPHTEKRDYSRPFCLVSGNGNRPLAEAVALLMGTHTHHTSVTQYSNGEVNVRINECVLGADVYIIQSTTGNEIIDINTALMELLLLIRKMRLSNAKSVTVIAPFFGYARQDRKTNLRGPISASVVARMIVKMGVNRLASLDLHSNQIQGFFDNIPVDNLLMAHEFARYLHDQPWFNVDQMVVVSPDAGGVERAKQLADILQVGRIVTIVKRRIAAGKVDTMQSVGEVAGFTCIIVDDMIDTGGTLVKACELLKELGAVRVMACCTHGILTNPCPDRINNCSALEQLVVSDSIPQEEHQKVISKLKVLTIAPLIAAVIHQYLNEKSVSSLFPPSLRDS; encoded by the coding sequence ATGtccgtctctcctctctgcgATCAGCTGAAGCGCATCGAGAAGGCGTACTTCTACCAGCCGGGCAAGATGACGGAGGTACATGCGATGAGTGGGACCGTGAGCCCGCACACGGAGAAACGCGACTACTCGCGCCCGTTCTGCCTAGTCTCCGGTAACGGGAATCGTCCgctggcagaggcggtggcgctcctGATGggcacccacacccaccacACGTCTGTGACGCAGTACTCTAACGGCGAGGTGAACGTGCGCATCAACGAGTGCGTGCTCGGCGCTGATGTCTACATCATTCAGAGCACCACCGGAAACGAGATCATCGACATTAATACGGCGCTCATggagctgctcctgctgaTCCGCAAGATGCGTCTGAGCAATGCAAAGAGTGTGACCGTCATCGCCCCCTTTTTCGGGTACGCTCGCCAGGACCGAAAGACGAACCTGCGCGGCcccatctccgcctccgtggTCGCGCGCATGATCGTGAAGATGGGCGTAAACCGTCTTGCCTCTCTGGACCTGCACTCGAACCAGATTCAAGGTTTTTTCGACAACATTCCGGTAGACAACCTTCTCATGGCACACGAGTTTGCGCGGTACCTGCACGACCAGCCGTGGTTCAACGTCGATCAAATGGTGGTCGTCTCGCCTGATGCGGGCGGTGTGGAGCGGGCAAAGCAGCTGGCCGATATTCTGCAGGTGGGCCGCATCGTCACCATCGTGAAGCGGCGCATTGCGGCTGGAAAGGTGGACACGATGCAGAGCGTGGGTGAGGTGGCCGGCTTCACTTGCATCATCGTAGACGACATGATCGACACCGGCGGCACACTGGTGAAGGCATGTGAGCTTCTGAAGGAACTcggcgcggtgcgcgtgATGGCGTGTTGCACGCACGGCATCCTCACAAACCCCTGCCCGGATCGCATCAACAACTGCAGCGCCCTTGAGCAGCTTGTGGTGTCCGACTCCATCCCGCAAGAGGAGCACCAAAAGGTGATCTCCAAGTTGAAGGTGCTCACCATTGCGCCTCTTATCGCGGCCGTCATTCACCAGTACTTGAACGAGAAAAGCGTcagctccctcttccctccctcactGCGGGACAGCTAA
- the TSIF gene encoding putative suppressive immunomodulating factor encodes MTSLTLREIGATNNVAEDHDVLELFAACRESVVHVAASHLLPYHVAVTTRNGFVELIDTATGEFRLFLTYLDRIPLDASLRCFSLVPSLYAASQQHHHRRPQHHLLYSLSYSNELLLGNVETGAVRVFATCESRPSVVQCDGDYIICGEGTGKVTVWRTSVEGEWDARYASSSAASTSLLPPLWKACLFDSTVVCANLHRDQLVCCSADYRCVVACVEDGVVRATLPLDLNQAVAVFALTMPSMASLLHKSLVVCLTSRISIFTSRPARDTAASAQLSPSSVPTAEHLECWTRQGDCAVEREEVACASCLGGYLATGTISGLVLLYSCDAAEPLVKELVRFNVGYGVTGIQLFPNDTLLVVTSVGDVWRWPLCDLLRNAGASGAEGEKDEATEAEPTAASHQPPLPLAAPRVPAAPSPQDKTLHTEPRVPAPPHEVSYTQEGDTEDRSFSAHDTSTLGHTPQREREATARVEEIVTAVCVDADAPLVGARSDAEEQGTPSVHLSTASASLRALSASSENDGDEDHPNERGNSSTDMDARRAEPATVSCLPPPPPLASPTVSDKFDEKRGAGGVARCATEFQRRTLYDPEQSTEELGVVDMGVPFSAAENSADLSHDDLRIAVSPPSTADTTAHHDAALDGSGADVPEVTARGPAAGAAALAAKEGTISDKDIQPFQSNHGDLRDTAGVTQGTVHSSPGIASRQGTSMKAAVDDLELEFAHAMKRLLGPTVGVEGLRKDRRMNPRKVAGVLANLTNQQAAAAGAKGLSHEAPSQPRALEGSNSTKLLEEKRATLEAAAFDFEAYRQAHRLEVDALQYHHPVRAPTYTLQDHVFDAVESAGRLCDKEAGRATGASGNAAATLPAAPEDELRDVTYGKVKWTLDPQIAEERRRGGPEMAQHHCDHLIFSTPYPTKTTVLFAEEAPLMPSTAWEEVLLLPLPLPPAPSVF; translated from the coding sequence ATGACGTCGCTGACTCTCAGAGAGATCGGGGCCACCAACAACGTCGCAGAGGATCACGACGTCCTAGAGCTCTTCGCAGCGTGTCGCGAGAGCGTGGTCcacgtggcggcgtcgcaccTGCTGCCATATCATGTCGCAGTGACCACGAGAAATGGTTTTGTCGAGCTCATCGACACTGCCACTGGTGAGTTTCGTCTTTTCCTGACGTATCTCGACCGAATTCCTCTTGATGCCTCGCTGCGGTGCTTCTCACTTGTGCCTAGCCTCTACGCGgcctcgcagcagcatcaccatcgccgtcctcagcaccacctcctctacTCCCTTTCCTACTCCAACGAGCTCCTGCTGGGAAACGTGGAGACGGGCGCGGTGCGTGTCTTCGCAACGTGTGAGAGCCGGCCAAGTGTCGTGCAGTGTGATGGTGACTACATCATCTGTGGCGAGGGGACCGGAAAGGTGACGGTGTGGCGCACGAgtgtggagggggagtgggACGCGCGATATGCCTCTAGCTCTGCCGCATCCACTTCCCTATTGCCGCCTCTGTGGAAGGCTTGTCTCTTTGATAGCACCGTCGTCTGTGCGAATCTCCATCGAGATCAGCTCGTGTGCTGCTCGGCAGACTACCGCTGCGTCGTGGCGTGCGTGGAGGACGGGGTTGTGCGTGCCACTCTGCCGCTCGACCTGAACCAGGCGGTGGCTGTGTTCGCTCTGACGATGCCGTCGATGGCATCGTTGCTGCACAAAAGCCTAGTCGTGTGCCTCACCTCGCGCATCTCCATCTTCACATCGAGGCCGGCCCGCGACACGGCTGCCTCAGCGCAGCTCTCCCCGTCTTCTGTGCCGACCGCAGAGCACTTGGAGTGCTGGACGCGCCAAGGGGACTGCGCTGTCGAacgagaggaggtggcgtgCGCTTCATGTCTCGGCGGCTATCTGGCAACTGGCACCATCTCTGGGTTGGTGTTACTGTACTCCTGTGACGCTGCTGAGCCGCTGGTGAAGGAGTTGGTGCGCTTCAACGTCGGCTATGGTGTCACGGGCATACAGCTTTTCCCCAACGACACACTCCTTGTCGTCACATCGGTTGGCGATGTCTGGCGATGGCCGCTGTGCGATTTGCTGCGCAACGCGGGCGCgagcggcgcagaaggcgaGAAAGAtgaggcgacggaggcggagccGACAGCTGCTTCACACcagcctccgctgccgttggCCGCACCACGGGTGCCAGCGGCTCCGTCTCCGCAGGACAAAACCCTCCATACTGAGCCGCGTGTGCCTGCCCCCCCGCACGAGGTGAGCTACACCCAGGAGGGTGACACAGAGGACCGCAGCTTCTCAGCCCACGACACCTCGACTCTGGGACACACAccgcagagagagcgcgaggcAACAGCAAGGGTAGAGGAAATTGTCACCGCGGTATgcgtcgacgccgacgccccTTTAGTCGGTGCCCGCAGTGACGCTGAAGAGCAGGGCACCCCATCGGTGCATCTCTCTACCGCATCTGCGTCTCTTCGGGCCCTGAGCGCTTCATCCGAGAACGACGGTGACGAGGACCACCCGAACGAGCGCGGCAATAGCAGCACAGACATGgacgcgcgccgcgccgagcCAGCGACGGTTTCGTgccttccgccgccgcctccgctcgcGTCGCCGACGGTTTCAGATAAGTTCGATGAGAAGAgaggcgccggtggtgtGGCTCGGTGCGCCACCGAGTTTCAGCGGCGGACCCTCTACGACCCGGAGCAGAGCACTGAAGAGCTGGGGGTGGTGGACATGGGCGTGCCGTTCAGTGCTGCTGAAAATTCGGCTGACCTGAGTCACGATGACCTGCGCATCGCCGTCTCACCACcttccactgcagacaccacCGCCCACCACGACGCAGCATtggatggcagcggcgcagacgtaCCGGAGGTGACAGCGAGGGggccagccgcaggcgcagcagcactagCAGCCAAGGAGGGGACGATCAGTGACAAGGACATTCAGCCCTTCCAGAGCAACCACGGCGACCTCCGCGACACCGCTGGTGTGACGCAAGGTACTGTCCACAGCAGCCCAGGTATTGCAAGCAGACAGGGAACGAGCATGAAGGCTGCCGTGGACGACCTGGAGCTCGAGTTCGCGCACGCAATGAAGCGACTGCTAGGGCCAACTGTGGGCGTTGAAGGCCTCCGCAAGGACCGTCGTATGAATCCTCGCAAGGTGGCTGGTGTTCTCGCCAACCTCACGAACCAGcaggcagccgcagcgggtgCCAAAGGGCTCTCCCATgaggcgccgtcgcagccaCGTGCACTCGAGGGGTCGAACAGTACCAAGTTGCTGGAGGAGAAACGGGCGACGCTAGAGGCAGCCGCATTCGACTTCGAAGCGTACCGGCAGGCTCACCGCTTGGAGGTGGATGCTCTACAGTATCACCACCCTGTGCGGGCTCCTACCTACACCCTGCAGGATCATGTCTTTGACGCCGTTGAGTCTGCGGGACGTCTTTGCGACAAGGAGGCCGGGAGAGCCACTGGAGCCTCAGGGAATGCCGCTGCCACTCTCCCCGCAGCGCCAGAGGATGAGTTACGCGACGTGACGTACGGCAAGGTGAAGTGGACTCTTGACCCTCAAATCGCTGAGGagcgtcggcgcggcgggccagagatggcgcagcaccactgcGATCACTTGATCTTTTCGACTCCGTACCCCACGAAGACAACAGTGCTGtttgccgaggaggcgcctCTCATGCCCAGCACAGCGTGGGAGGAGGTTctcttgctgccgctgccgctcccccCCGCTCCCTCCGTCTTCTAG